GTAAAACGGCAAAGTTGTGGAGCATTGATGGACACTTGTTGCGAACTTTCCAAGGATACCAAGATTCAGTCTCTAGTGTCGCGTTTGCTCCCGATGGAAAGAGCATTGTCACAGGAAGTTGGGACAAAACGGTGAAGTTGTGGAGCATTGACGGACACTTGTTGCAAACTTTCCAAGGACACCAAAATTCTGTCTCTAGTGTAGCTTTTTCTCCCGATGGAAAGAACATTGTTACAGGGAGTGGAGATAAAACGGCGAAGTTGTGGAGCATTGATGGGCGATTGCTACAAATTTTCCAAGGACACCAAGATTCAGTCTATAGCGTCGCATTTTCTCCCAATGGAAAAAGCATTGTCACAGGAAGTTGGGATAAAACGGCGAAGTTGTGGAGCATTGATGGGCGATTGCTACAAACTTTCCAAGGACACCAAGATTCAGTCTATAGCGTCGCATTTTCTCCTGATGGAAAAAGCATTGTCACTGGGAGTGAAGATAAAACGGCGAAGTTGTGGAGCATTGATGGGCGATTGCTACAAACCTTCCAAGGAAGCCAGTCTCAGGTCTACTATAGCGTTGCATTTTCTCCCGATGGAAAGAGTATTGTCACAGGGAGTTGGGATAAAACGGCGAAGTTGTGGAACATTGACGGGCGATTGATGCAAACTTTCCAAGGACATCAAGATGTTGTCTTTAGTGTCGCATTTTCTCCCGATGGCAAGAGTGTTGTCACAGGGAGTTGGGATAGCACAGCGCAGCTATGGCATATTGATCTAGATTTCTCATTGGCACGAAGTTGTAACTATTTGCAAGATTTTATGGCGCTAAATAATGATCTTAAACTTTATTTGCAAGATTTTGTAGCTCTCAATAGTGATCGTCAACTCTCCAAAGAAACCCGAGTTCTCCGCCAACGCGCCAAAACCGCCTGTGAAGGCATCCCCCCACCCAAGACCTCCTTCAACTTCCTAAAAAATGGAAAACCAACCCTTCTCTCCTCTATTTTCATTGGTAAAAGAGATTAAGAAAGTATTTGAGAAGTCCATACGCACAAATTTTCATTTAAAGCAAATGTTTAGCCCCCCTAGCCCCCCAATTCTGGGGGTAACCAGATTCAGATTCAAGTTCCTCAGAACTGAGAGATTGAGAGGACTAGATAGTTTAAGACTCTTCAACCCCCCGAAAATTGGGGGATTTAGAGAACTAGACAAATCAAAACTCAACTCTTCAAGTCCCCCAGAATTGGGGAATTTAGGGGGCTAGACACACTAAAACTCTTAAAGTCCCCCAGAATTGAGAGATCTAGAGGATTAGACAAATCAAAACTCTTAAATTCCCCCAGAATTGGGGGATTTAGAAAGCTTAAACACATCAAAACGTAGAGCATGAGATACTATCAAAACATGAAAAACTCTAATCGAATTCGTGGTACTACCAGAGAGATTGAAGAATCTGCCCGTCGCTTACGGAAACAGTTAACACCTGCTGAAGAAATATTGTGGCAATCATTACGAGGACGCAAAATCGGTCAACTTAAATTTCGTTGTCAGCATCCTGTTGGAAGATTTATCGTTGACTTTTATTGTCCTAGTGCCAAATTGGTGATAGAAGTCGATGGCAGCATTCATAATCAGCAACAATCCTACGATCAAGCACGAACAGATGAACTACAAACCTTTGGTTATCACGTTCTCAGATTTACCAACGAAGAAGTGATAAATGATTTATCAAATGTCCTGCTCCAAATTGCTAAATTCGCTCAAGTAGAGTTCTTCCCGTGATTGAAGTATATAGCCCCCCTAGCCCCCCAATTCTGGGGGGAACCAGATTCAGGTCTAAGTCCTATAGA
This window of the Pseudanabaena sp. BC1403 genome carries:
- a CDS encoding endonuclease domain-containing protein, which gives rise to MKNSNRIRGTTREIEESARRLRKQLTPAEEILWQSLRGRKIGQLKFRCQHPVGRFIVDFYCPSAKLVIEVDGSIHNQQQSYDQARTDELQTFGYHVLRFTNEEVINDLSNVLLQIAKFAQVEFFP